Part of the Nostoc sp. ATCC 53789 genome, AATTGTACCCACCAGTCATATCCGCGATCGCTTTACAGGTACACTCATCGTCAATGGTGGTTATACCCGTGAAAAAGGTGATGCAGTGCTGGCAAACAAAGCAGCAGATTTAGTTGCCTTTGGCACATTATTTATATCAAACCCAGATTTACCTCGACGCTTGGCTTTAAATGCACCATTAAATGAAGCAAATCAAGCAACCTTTTATGGTGGCGGTGAACAAGGATATACAGACTATCCATTTTGGTCGGCTGCTAATGAGGCAGTAGCTCAGGCGTAATACCCTTGATTTCTCACAAGTGAGAAATCAAGGAGTGTGGGAGGTGTGGGAGGTGTGGGAGGATGGGGAATAAATCTGACCCCGCACAACTCCCCACACTTCCCACACTCCCCACACTCCTCTGCCTACACTATGCGTGAGAAATCCGGAAATACTTCTCTGCGAGAGGCTGCGCCAACGACTACGCTCAAGACAAGCTCAGTACAAGTTCGTAATTCGTAATTCTGACTTTTGTTCGGAAACAAGGAATAATTTTTATTTTTGTTTCATGAATAAATAGATTCATTTGTATCCTAATTAGGAATTACGAATTATTTGGTCATAATTCAACTATCAGGAGAATCTCATGAGTTCCATCACCCAAACTCAAGCTTTAGATGTACCCAGTGCGATCGCTCAACGTCGTTCAATCAAAACTTTTACAACAGACCCCATTGCCCCAGAACTACTTAAGCAACTGGTAGAATTGACCGTGGCAGCGCCCAGCAGCTTTAATATCCAGTCCTGGCAAATTATTCTTGTGCAAGATGAGGCGCAAAAGGCAGCATTATCAGCAGCATCGTGGAATCAACAGCAAATTGTCCAAGCACCTGTAACCTTTGTATTTGCCGCCGATCCTAACGCAGGCGAACAAAACTTGCTTCCAATTCTAGAGCAAGCGGCCGGAACTGGAGCATGGAATGAAGGCACGGTAAACTACTTTAAAAGCGCCATCCCACAATTTCAAGCTGGGTTAGGCGACAAGCGACGCGAATATGCAATCAAAGATGCCATTATTGCCGCTACTCACTTGGTGTTAGCAGCAGAAAGCTTGGGATTATCCACTTGTTTTATGAACGGTTGGGTTGAGGATCAGGTAAAACAAGTGATTGGTGCTGGGGATAATCCAGATTTAGCGATCGCTGTTGTTGTTCCTGTTGGCTATGCAGCCGAACCACGCTTAAATCCAGGTCGTTTACCATTCTCCTCTAACGTCTCTGTAGACAGAATCGGTAATCCTTATGCAGGGTAGCTTTCACTAAATGGGGAATAGGGAATAGGGAATGAGTCTTTGATACTCGCTAACGAGTCTTTTATACTCACCAACGAGTCTTTTATACTCGTGAATGAGTCTTTTATACTCGCCAACGAGTCTTTTATACTCACCAACGAGTCTTTTATACTCACCAACGAGTCTTTCATACTCGTAAATGAGTCTTTTATACTCGCCAACGAGTCTTTTATACTCGTGAATGAGTTTTTGAACCTGCTCCCCCTGCCTCCCCTACTCCCCCTGCCCCCTGTCTCCCCAACCATGTCCCTAGCCTCCTTCCTAGCGCGTCGTTCGTTCCACTATGCCTGGATCGTTGCAGGTTTAACATTCCTCGCCTTACTCGTTGCAGCCGGAATTCGTTCTGCTCCCGGAGTTTTTATAGTGCCTCTCGAACAGGAGTTCGGCTGGAGTAGAGCAACTATATCTTTGGCAATCTCCATTAACTTAGTACTCTACGGATTGATTGGCCCTTTTGCCGCCACAGTTATGGAGCGAATCGGCATTCGCCGGATGATGGTGTTCTCACTTGCTGTCATTGCTCTTGGTGTCGGTTTAACTACTTTGATGTCAGCATCTTGGCAGCTAGTTTTGCTGTGGGGTGTAGTTGTCGGTTCTGGTAGCGGAGTTATCGCCCTGGTTTTGGGCGCTATTGTTGTCAATC contains:
- a CDS encoding nitroreductase family protein, whose product is MSSITQTQALDVPSAIAQRRSIKTFTTDPIAPELLKQLVELTVAAPSSFNIQSWQIILVQDEAQKAALSAASWNQQQIVQAPVTFVFAADPNAGEQNLLPILEQAAGTGAWNEGTVNYFKSAIPQFQAGLGDKRREYAIKDAIIAATHLVLAAESLGLSTCFMNGWVEDQVKQVIGAGDNPDLAIAVVVPVGYAAEPRLNPGRLPFSSNVSVDRIGNPYAG